Within the Oncorhynchus clarkii lewisi isolate Uvic-CL-2024 chromosome 2, UVic_Ocla_1.0, whole genome shotgun sequence genome, the region CCAATACAGCACCAGAGATGGATATCAAGCTCCAATGTTACCTGAATATATTCTCAGGCCTTGTCCCACAATGCAACCAAAGTGAAATAAAGCTGAATTGGCTGAATGAGGCCAatacagtgctacagggagagagaTTTCAAACCGAGCGTTCATCTGCTTGCCTCTCTACGCTGACCATCCGAGGTGTCAGGAAGACAGACCATCACAGGAAGTGGCGGTGTCAACtgattgaaggagaggttgtgaaGACGTCCCTCAGCTATACCACAGAAATTACAGGTACGTTTGGAACTATGTATTATTGCATCATATTTGCATTAACACAGTAGTATATTGCAACCAaattcccctccctcctctctctctctctctctctctctctctctctctctctctctctctctctctttcaggagGTATAGAGGAAGTGTTTGTCGCAGTGGGTGAGTCAGTATCACTTCCCTGTGCCACCCACTCCTCTCTCGAGGTGGGCAGCAATTTCCAGTGGACTCTGGGTCAAAGGTCACTGTCCAGTCTGTCTCGGTCAGGCGATGTCTCAGCTGGAACTCAGGGTCACCTTCCTGCATCTCACATCAGCCAAGACGGGTCTTTGGTCATCAGCAATGTGAAAACACTGCATTCTGGGCTCTACAACTGCTCGCAACAGAACAGAATCTTACTACACACTCTGGATGGTGAGTGTCAATGGGTTGTACCATTGAGACATAAATAAGTGCCTTACACTATGTATAAACTTAGTAAATTAGGGTAACGGCACAAAGTACATCACTGCTTTGTCCTGATATCAAGTAGATCTTCTTGTTGTTCTACTCAGTATCTGCAGAGCATGCTACCACAGACGGAAACAATCTCACCCTGACCTGCTCACTCACCTGTGTGGAAGATTGTGGAGACTTCAATTTATCCTGGATTCACAGTGGCCAGGATGGGTTGCAGAGTGGCCCTATAGGACATAACAACACCCTCATCTCCAAACTCTTCCTCCCTGACCGCCAGGGCACAGACAAGATAGCCTGCGCCGTGCTCAGAGAGGGGGTTGAAATGGCTGTAAAGGAGTGGACCATCCAGAGAGGTAAGACTTTTGAAAGTAGTTTGGAACAATGCATAGCCATGATCTGTGTTGAGGCTGTATTCTTTCATTACTGTGATGTTGTGATAAGATATTGAGTTGTAATACAGTATCTGTGACTTTATACGTCTTTGCAAATAGGTCGTGTTCTGCCTGCAGTGGGATGGTCAGTCCTTCTGCTACTGCTGCTCTGTGCTGTTGGAGGGGGCGTGTATTGGAAGAGGCAGGGCAAGGGAAGTGCTGCTCGTACGTATTTGTTCACTGGTTAGATTGTGTGTGTTTTACAAAACTGCCATTTGGATGTTGCATCCTTGATTGAACCTACAGTAATGAACAGCAGTTTAAAGGAAAGCCATATCATCGGAATTAAATTCATGTGAAATAAAGCTGACATTTGTCCCTCTTTGCCTATAGAAGGAGAAGAACAGCAGACACCTGTTGGAATGGTAAGGATTCAATAAAACACAACTATGTAATTCACTAACAAGTGAAGCCCAATTGAGTATGCCTACAACGTGACATCAAATTTGACTAAATGTCTTCTAACCCTTTCACCATGTTGGTGAACTAAATTCAACTGGTTTTACACATTCCTTCTTTTCTTCGCAGACTCATCTCTATGAGGAGATTCAAGGTCGACCAATTCAACCTTCCTGAGTAACCAACAACAGTTTCTATGATCTTCTGCAGGCTGGGAACTGAGTGTAATGTCATGTCCTCTATCTTTAGGCTATTAGTTGAGTTTTAAATCTAATTTGACTACTTTGTACTTTGCATTGTTTTGTGGTTTGGATTTCCCTTGATATTTTGGAACATTATAAGTGTCACCATGACATCAAGTCTATGCAGGTTGTTTTTTATGGtggaaataaattcataaaaagaAAATAACCTCTATAGAATATCACCAGTTAGTTACCACAGTTAAAAACCCCGACATGAGTTGGTTACAGGAACACATTCAGTATGACTCCTCAGTGTGGGGGGTTGATGGCTAAGTCATCCCACCTCCTGTCTTGAACATCACTCTGCTGACTTTCACATCCCACATGAAACCTGGTAGCTTCTCTTCAGCAGTGTAAAACTCTGTAGATGTATGGGACTGAGACAAGACACATAACACATGAGAGTGAACAGATAAGTGTGTTTATTTAATACAGGATGGCAGTGTGTGAGCATTAGCAATACAAGTAAAAACCCCAgaacagcatgtctctctgtctggaacAGCTCCCAACTACACATCATTTGGTGTAGAAAAGCGTCAGCAAAAGTTGTTCCACCATGGGGTCACAAATAAAGGAATATGTCCAATCAAATCAAGCTAAATACAATTGGTCACCTCATCCATTTGATGATTTCACAACTAAGATTGTTATTGTGTAAtactatgtaggctataccaggggTTGAAAGATAAGAGTGTTATTGTGTAAtactatgtaggctataccaggggTTGAAAGATAAGATTGTTATTGTGTAAtactatgtaggctataccaggggTTGAAAGATAAGATTGTTATTGTGTAAtactatgtaggctataccaggggTTGAAAGATAAGTGGGTGAATATCATAAAAAAAGCATTTACAGATGTTTTGTGAATGGTTCGGTAAGACATGGTGTGTTGATTGAAAGATGATTATTCTTTTCACTGGCattgaactgaaataaataaaaataaatacaatgtaaTGAGATGTTAATTGTTTACAGAACTGAAGGTGTTAGAAACATTGTAACCTGGACTCAGACAGTGACCAGAACCTAGATTCAATCCAGATCGCAAAAGATCCGCATTTTAGCATGCTTGATGTTTAAAGGTTAATTCCgattgagctgacatatgcaTTTTACCGTGAGTGCTATCTCCGCGTACcaggaagcattgcctttaaaatgccAATTGTGCTATAACGCGGATCTACTGTGGTCCGGATTGAATCGAGGcccaggttaaaaaaaaatgtacaaaaatattGTGGAAAAAACTCACAAGTGTGTAGGTTGTCCTTCTGGTCCAAATCTGCAAGTGAATACAGACAATTGGGTCCCGTTGCTGTGAAAAAAATAGATGAAGACGTTATTTAGGTGGACCAGGAGCCCTATGAGCACATTCAGGATGAGACATAATCAACAGGCTTACCTGGGTCTTGTACATCTTCATAAGCATTCCAGTCAGACTCATCTCcatctgagaaagagagagaggcagattcACAATACAATAATACTGTGTGTTTCAAAACATTTAGCCTGACTTTACCAGGTCAATATAAACCACAGTAGTGTCCGTACATACCTGAGTGTCTGCGGCGCCTGAGGCAAATGATCAATCCCAGCGTAAGAGCCATTATGACAATCACACACATGGATGAAGCCACTATAGTAGCCGTTCCAACTGTAGCCGTCGCAACTCTTTCTGGACTCCCCCTGGCAGTAACTGCTGAGTAGAGCATCAATATAATATGATGACAGTCATTCATGGTCTCATTTGATTGAACTGAGTGTAAAGCCTGTCGTGTGCCTCTTGTCCTCTAAACCCAGTGGTGATAAATATGTCCACAAATATATTCAGTAGATTtgttattttaaataaataaaagacacAAATAAGAGAAAAACATTGTACACCTACCAGGGTCTGTTAGCTCAGT harbors:
- the LOC139419771 gene encoding uncharacterized protein, which codes for MDIKLQCYLNIFSGLVPQCNQSEIKLNWLNEANTVLQGERFQTERSSACLSTLTIRGVRKTDHHRKWRCQLIEGEVVKTSLSYTTEITGGIEEVFVAVGESVSLPCATHSSLEVGSNFQWTLGQRSLSSLSRSGDVSAGTQGHLPASHISQDGSLVISNVKTLHSGLYNCSQQNRILLHTLDVSAEHATTDGNNLTLTCSLTCVEDCGDFNLSWIHSGQDGLQSGPIGHNNTLISKLFLPDRQGTDKIACAVLREGVEMAVKEWTIQRGRVLPAVGWSVLLLLLLCAVGGGVYWKRQGKGSAAQGEEQQTPVGMTHLYEEIQGRPIQPS